A segment of the Cyanobacteria bacterium FACHB-DQ100 genome:
GGAGGTTCATAGGTGTCTTCTTCAATGTCGTTGCGAACCGCAAAGTAGTGCTGAGTAGAAAGAAAGACCGAGAGAAGACCAGCGATCGCAAAGGCTAGTCCAAGTTTCCAGCCTGCTCCGGGAGGTTGAGGAGCCATTGGGGGGCGCAGAATTCGCAGTCGCACAATCAAGACACCAAATCCCATTAGAGCAATACCGCTTCGCATCCAAGCAAGATAGGTTCGTTCATTGGCAAGATGATCCCGAATTCGATTGGGATTCAGCTTTTTCGGTTTTTCCTGAAGGTCTGCACTCATAAATTCTCAAGCTTCACTCGTCTTTGATCAGAGCATTCGGGGAGTGGCTTCAACACTAACCACAGTTAGATTTGAACTTTTTTCTCATAAAGCCAAAAGTTCTTGATTGCTAAATCGATAAGTTGAATTGATGCAATGTAGATAGAGATGATTTAAGTTTACCGTGGGAAGCGATTGATAAAGTGAGTGTGTTTGAGCATCCCAACTACTCAACCCTTTGCAACTACAGCATTATTACCGCCTGATTCGGACTGGACTATTGGTATAGAGTTGAATCAGTACACTCATTCTATCGTTGAGTTAAGTTGCCACGAGATTGTTTTGTAACAGGAGTACTTTTCTGGAACTGTAATCTATGACATACTAACAGTTAATGTGCAGTAATTCGGTAGGTTTACCGCAGATTCAGAAATAAAAGTAATTAGTTGATTAGGAGTTCAACTTATGTCTTATGTTTTAGCGATCGCAGGCAGCCCTTCTCATCCTTCAAGAACTTATAGCCTCTTAGAAGAGGCATCTAAACAGCTAGAATCGGCGGCGATTGAAACAAGGATTCTCTCGGTTCGGGATCTGCCTGCGGAAGTTCTGGCACTTGGACAGTACGACAGTCCAGCCTTGGAAGAACCAAAAGCGTTACTTGAGAAAGCAGCAGGCATTATTATCGCAACTCCGATTTACAAAGCTTCGTATACTGGTGTTCTCAAAGCATTTTTGGATCTGTTACCTCAAAAAGCTCTGGTCGGTAAGATTGTTCTGCCCATTGCGACTGGTGGCACGATTGCTCACTTGTTGTCGATCGAATATGCGCTCAAGCCCGTCTTGTCCGAACTCGGAGCACGTCACTTTATCAGCACAGTTTATGCTGTGGATAAGCAAATTCAGCGACAAGCCGATGATACGCTTCAACTTGAGGAAGAACTTGAGGAACGTCTAGACCAGTCTTTACAGGAGTTTATTTCCGCAATTCAAAGCACTGCATCTACGTCTCAGGTGCTGGTTCATGCGAGTTAATGCTGGAGATTGATTCTCATCACATTTCAGTAGCGGGTGAGATTGCTCTTGCTCATCTGCTACTTTTCTAAAATAGTTAGAGTTCCTAGTCATTTGCTTTACATATATTTTGATCAAAAACCTTGAGTTCTAGGAAAAGACTTTGTAATAATAATTTTCATCTACGGTTAATTGATGAATTGATAGTAGATCGGTATCGACAAGTCTTAATTTACTAACATTTCACTAGCGCCATCCTTGTCTACCTCAGAAATAGAGTCAGAGCCGGCAATGCGCTTTGCAAGAAGTCAAAGCGAATCTAGAAGCGTTCTATCAGTTTTTAGCGAAAGTGAGTAACGATCTCTATCCACTACCTGTGATCCAAGAATCCTACGAGATTTCCCCATATCCCGACAACCTTTTACACCAGAAGGTTTGAAGCTGTTGAACTCAGCAAAGCAATTCTTAGCCGAGCAGAAATTGCTGAAATCAGAGTTTGACATCAAAGATCGGCAAGTATCAACGCCATAAACATCATCAATTGATAAGGAGAGGTGCCTATGACAGCTAGACGAGTTAGAAGTGGAAAAACTAAAGATAGTGCGCTGACACTAGAAACAGATGTGCTTGTCATTGAAGGTGGACTATCAGGAACTTGGGTTGCATGGGGCGCAGCATCTCAAGATGCGAAAGTGATTTTAGTTGATAAAGGCTATTGCGGCACAAGTGGATCTTCTGCACCTGTGGGAAATGGTGTGGTATGTACAAGCCGATCCAGACTTGCGGGAACAAGCGATGGCAAGCCGAGAAGCATTGGGAGGATTCCTTGCTAATCGTCAGTGGATGAGGAGGGGGGGTATCCTTTTCCGATCGACGAGAATGGAGACTCCCAACGTCAGTCAATTCAAGGTCCCGAATATATGCGTCTGATGCGAAAGCAAATCCGGCGAGCAGGTGTAAGAATTTTAGATAATTGTCCTGCTCTGGAATTGCTGATTGATGCAAAAGGCAGAGGTGCAGGAGCAACAGGAATTCAACGCCAAATGGGAGAACAATGGATCATCAAAGCTGGAGCTGTTGTGATTGCAACGGGCGGGTGTGCCTTTTTAAGCAAAGCATTAGGATGTAATGTGCTCACTGGTGATGGCTATTTGATGCCTGCGGAAGCTGGCGCAGAACTTTCTGGACTGGAGTTCTCCAATGCTTACGAGCTTGCACCTGCGTTCTCCTCGGTGACAAAGGGGCGATTCTACCCGTGGGCGAACTTTTACTACGAAGATGGAACCCCGATCGGAGGAGCGGGATCACATCGAGGTCGAGGCATCATTGCGAAAACATTGCTGACACAAGCTGTTTACGCTCGATTGGATCAAGAAGGCATCACTGAAGAAGTCAAAGCTTGGATGCGAAGAGCACAGCCGAATTTCTTCTTGCCTTTCAATCGTGTGGGGATTGATCCATTTACTCAACTATTCCCAGTGACGCTGCGATTAGAAGGAACAGTGCGAGGAACTGGAGGATTGAGGATTGTTGATTCAACTTGCGCCACTTCAGTTTTGGGTCTCTATGCGTCTGGAGATGCAGCGACACGAGAATCGTATCCATCAGCGATCGCTGCGAGGATTAAGTGAAGCAGGATTGCGCGGAGAAGGTCGGCAGAGTGTCTCGCCGGATGAAATGATTGCGGCAACCCATGCTGAGTTGTTTCCCCCGTAGAATCAATGCTGTGAGGGACTTCTGCTAGAAAGCGGGTAACGCGATTCGAACGCGCGACATTCACCTTGGCAAGGTGACGCTCTACCACTGAGCTATACCCGCATTTGGTACTTTATTAATATCGCAGACTAAATCGAGTTTGTCAACATTAGCCAACAAAAAAATTAGAAAATTGCCAACCAAGCGCGATTCACTAGGCAAGCACAATACGTAAACCAGCGCCTCAAGGAATAGTTGCCCAAAACTGAGTCAGTCAAATTTGGGTCATCAGAGATAAGATTAGTATGAATATTCTTATTGTCAGTTCACAGCCACACTCAATGGTTCAATATACCCTCGCTCAAAGCCCCGAAATTATTCTCACGGTTTCTGGCAAAGACTCGCCTAAAGCCCGTGAGAAGGCAATGGATCAACTGATGGAGTTGATGGATGAAGGCAAATTGCCAACCGATTTGGCTGATGGTTTTGGTCCGCAAAACTTCATTGAAGTCAAAGATCCGGGAAGCCAGCCTGCAAGTGATGAAGAAGCGATTAACCAGGCTGTACAAACTCTCAGCAGCCTCGCGACACTGAAACTGAAGGCGCAGGAATCTCGATCGGAAGCCCTACAAGTCCGCAAGCAAATCGATATTCTATTTAATGATGAGCCTGTGACGGAAGAAGAAATTAACGGACTCAAGGAAGGCTTCAAAGTGCTGAAAAGTTATGCACAAACGAATCTGAGATACCGAGAAGCGCGATCGCAAGCCGAAGAAGCGCGTACCGTTCTCGATCGCGCCCTGCAAGCGGCAGAACCCGAACCGAAGAAAAAGTCGTAGCTTCCGAACAGTCGCGCTCTAAAACTTCATCAGCAACTCGTACTATGATGGGAGTAAATTAAGAAGTCTTTACAAAAAATGACGACGATTGAAGCAAGAGCACTCCCAACGCTGGAAAAGCTGACTTGGGATTGGCAAGGGCACTCGATTCAGTATACGGTGATGGGCGCAGGTCAGCCTCTAGTTCTAGTGCATGGATTTGGGGCCTCGATCGGTCACTGGCGCAAAAATATTCCCGTTCTGGCACAAGCAGGTTATCAGGTCTTTGCGATCGATCTGCTTGGTTTTGGAGGTTCGGCAAAACCTGCTTTAGATTACACAGTCGATCTTTGGGTCGAATTGCTGCGGGATTTTTGGGCAGCGAATATTCAGCAGCCTGCGGTCTTTGTCGGTAACTCGATCGGGGGCTTGCTGTGCTTGATGGTATTGGCGCATCATCCAGAAATTGCAGCAGGTGGAATTTTACTTAATCCGGCAGGTGGATTGAATCACCGTCCAGAGGAACTGAATCCTCCCTTGCGATTGGTGATGGGTACATTCTCGAAGCTGGTTGGCTCTAAGTGGTTTGGGCAGTGGATGTTTAATCAGGTGCGGCAAAAACACCGGATTCGGAACAGTTTGAGACAGGTCTATCGCGATCGCGAAGCGATTACCGACGAACTGGTGGATTTACTGCATGAGCCTTCTTGTCATCCGGGCGCACAGCAAGTTTTTGCTTCGGTGCTGATGGCTCCGCCGGGGCCAAAACCGACAGACCTGCTTCCCAAGATTCAAGTGCCGCTTTTAGTAATTTGGGGAGAAGCTGATCCTTGGACACCGATCGCAGGTTCTAAAGTTTATCAATCGCTGGTAGAAACGCATCCGATCGAGTTTGTCTCGATTCCCGATACTGGACATTGCCCACACGACGAACGTCCGGCAGTGGTGAACGCAGCGATGATTCAGTGGCTCGATCAGCATCATTCAAGCTAAAAATTTTGGCGCGATCGGATTTTGATTTAGCGTAGTCCGATCGCGTCCTGTACCTGTTCAAACGCGAGATTCCCTAGCACCTTATGAGCGGCAGTTGTGGGATGAATGCCATCCCAGAATAAAAAGCGATCGCAGTTTGCAGAAGAGCCGAGGCAGGCCGATGTAACATTCGTAAATCCGAACTGCTGCGGGTCTGTGATGGCGGTTTGGTAGAGGTTAAACACATCGAGTTCTGCGATCGTTAGGTCAGGCTTTTGTAAGCGATCAAGCGTCGTTTTTAGGTCTTGATTGTACGTGATGGCGAAGTCGGTTAATTTGGCCGAAGTCTCAGTTGTGCGAGTTGCAGGGAGTTTCCCTAGATCCGGTAAGTTTGCCACTAAAAGCCGTTTTGCACCGGCTTGTAAGAGAGATTGCAGCGATCGATCGAGGTTTTTGATCGAAGCTGTCGGCGTTTCGGTGCTGAAAAGGTAATCGTTTGAACCTGCCCAAATCACAAAGAGCGCTTGTGGATCGATCTCCGGCTGGGATTGCACAAAGGTTTCAACTTGCGCCAGAACACCCGGAACACGATTGAGACCGTTGATGCCTGTTGTTGCACCTCCCCAAGCAAAATTCTCTACACGATCGTTCGGTAAGTTCAACTTCGCTGCTAGCTCCTCTACCCAGACCCGACCGTTTGAGTGTCGCCCCTGGAAATAAGGCGCGGCTGGTACCTGTCCGCCTGTTGCACGAAACACGTTGCCAACATCAGAAAGACTATCTCCGAAGATATAAAGCTGATTGATGGGTTGAACGATATTGATGGGTTGAACGATTTTTTGGGGTTGCTGTAACTGAGGCGAGATTATCATAACGATCGCTGCAATGATTGAAACAGCAATGAAAAACAGGATTGTTTTAGACAGTCGAAACGATCGCTTCATTTCTACTTACGCAACACCTTCTGAACCTGTAGAAAGGAGTTCCTATTCTGTAGAAACTCCTCTTAACAATATTTAAGAACTTGACTGAGGTAATCTCCCTTTGGACTAATGCAGGGTGCTTCGGCTTCTCATACAGTGTAAAGGAACAATATGGGTCAGTAATCGGGGGTGTTGCAATGTAACACCCTTTTCTGTATCAAGTCTCTCTTAGGGAATAGAGTGGGCGCGGCTCTCAAGCTCATCGCGTTGAATCAGGCTCTTGATTTTTGCCAAGTCTGTGTAGCGATCGACGACATTCACCAAACTATCGCTTGTCATGGTCTGCAAACTGACGACTTCAACCTGCACTCCTCGATAGGCAACCGTATTCACGGCATAAGTCAGATCACCATCTCCGCTAAGCAGGATCATTGTGTTGCAGTATCGTGCTAGTTCTAGCATATCGACTGCAATCTCTACATCTAAATTTGCGTGTCTCGTCCCATCCGCGTTGTGTATCAATTCTTTTGTAACCACTCGATAGCCGTGACGACGCATCCAAAGCAGAAAGCCTTGTTGTTTCTCGTTATGTGGATCAACCCCTGTATAGAAATACGCTCGTAAGAGTCGCCGCCCGCCTACCAAATATCCTAAAAGTTTGGAGTAATCAATCTCCAAGCCAAGTTGCATCGCGGCGTAAAACAAGTTCGA
Coding sequences within it:
- a CDS encoding DUF202 domain-containing protein; amino-acid sequence: MSADLQEKPKKLNPNRIRDHLANERTYLAWMRSGIALMGFGVLIVRLRILRPPMAPQPPGAGWKLGLAFAIAGLLSVFLSTQHYFAVRNDIEEDTYEPPDRWVILSSLTIVLLGLGVIYYVFTVPLELLNAVVIE
- the ssuE gene encoding NADPH-dependent FMN reductase, which codes for MSYVLAIAGSPSHPSRTYSLLEEASKQLESAAIETRILSVRDLPAEVLALGQYDSPALEEPKALLEKAAGIIIATPIYKASYTGVLKAFLDLLPQKALVGKIVLPIATGGTIAHLLSIEYALKPVLSELGARHFISTVYAVDKQIQRQADDTLQLEEELEERLDQSLQEFISAIQSTASTSQVLVHAS
- a CDS encoding alpha/beta fold hydrolase, with the translated sequence MTTIEARALPTLEKLTWDWQGHSIQYTVMGAGQPLVLVHGFGASIGHWRKNIPVLAQAGYQVFAIDLLGFGGSAKPALDYTVDLWVELLRDFWAANIQQPAVFVGNSIGGLLCLMVLAHHPEIAAGGILLNPAGGLNHRPEELNPPLRLVMGTFSKLVGSKWFGQWMFNQVRQKHRIRNSLRQVYRDREAITDELVDLLHEPSCHPGAQQVFASVLMAPPGPKPTDLLPKIQVPLLVIWGEADPWTPIAGSKVYQSLVETHPIEFVSIPDTGHCPHDERPAVVNAAMIQWLDQHHSS
- a CDS encoding SGNH/GDSL hydrolase family protein codes for the protein MIISPQLQQPQKIVQPINIVQPINQLYIFGDSLSDVGNVFRATGGQVPAAPYFQGRHSNGRVWVEELAAKLNLPNDRVENFAWGGATTGINGLNRVPGVLAQVETFVQSQPEIDPQALFVIWAGSNDYLFSTETPTASIKNLDRSLQSLLQAGAKRLLVANLPDLGKLPATRTTETSAKLTDFAITYNQDLKTTLDRLQKPDLTIAELDVFNLYQTAITDPQQFGFTNVTSACLGSSANCDRFLFWDGIHPTTAAHKVLGNLAFEQVQDAIGLR
- a CDS encoding NYN domain-containing protein, producing the protein MQLVPRPQRRAASLIDQAAYEPHFPDRSATLREATVDRVAIFIDGSNLFYAAMQLGLEIDYSKLLGYLVGGRRLLRAYFYTGVDPHNEKQQGFLLWMRRHGYRVVTKELIHNADGTRHANLDVEIAVDMLELARYCNTMILLSGDGDLTYAVNTVAYRGVQVEVVSLQTMTSDSLVNVVDRYTDLAKIKSLIQRDELESRAHSIP